A part of Saccopteryx bilineata isolate mSacBil1 chromosome 8, mSacBil1_pri_phased_curated, whole genome shotgun sequence genomic DNA contains:
- the HTR1F gene encoding 5-hydroxytryptamine receptor 1F, with protein sequence MDFLNSSDQNMTSEELLDRMPSKILVSLTLSGLALMTTTINSLVIAAIIVTRKLHHPANYLICSLAVTDFLVAVLVMPFSIVYIVRESWIMGQVVCDIWLSIDITCCTCSILHLSAIALDRYRAITDAVEYSRKRTPKRAGIMITVVWIISVFISVPPLFWRHQGTSRDDECIIKHNHIVSTIYTTFGAFYIPLALILILYYKIYKAAKTLYHKRQASRIVKEMNGQVLLDSDEKSTRLVSTPYMLEKSFSDPSTDFDKIHSTVKSFRSEFKHEKSWRRQKISGTKERKAATTLGLILGAFVICWLPFFVKELVVNVCEECKISEEMSNFLTWLGYLNSLINPLIYTIFNEDFKKAFQRLVRCRC encoded by the coding sequence ATGGATTTCTTAAACTCATCTGATCAAAATATGACCTCAGAAGAACTATTAGACAGAATGCCATCCAAGATTCTAgtgtctctcaccctctctgggCTGGCGCTGATGACAACAACCATCAACTCTCTTGTGATCGCTGCAATTATTGTCACCCGCAAGCTTCACCACCCAGCCAACTATTTAATTTGCTCCCTGGCTGTTACCGACTTCCTTGTAGCTGTCCTGGTGATGCCTTTCAGCATTGTGTATATTGTGAGAGAGAGCTGGATTATGGGGCAAGTGGTCTGTGACATTTGGCTGAGCATTGACATTACATGCTGCACGTGCTCCATCTTGCATCTCTCCGCTATAGCTTTGGATCGGTATCGGGCAATCACAGATGCCGTTGAATACTCCAGGAAAAGGACTCCCAAGCGAGCTGGCATTATGATCACAGTAGTTTGGATTATATCTGTTTTTATCTCTGTGCCTCCTCTGTTCTGGAGGCACCAAGGAACTAGTCGAGATGATGAGTGCATCATCAAACACAACCACATTGTTTCCACGATTTACACAACATTTGGAGCTTTCTACATCCCACTGGCATTGATTTTGATCCTCtactacaaaatatataaagcagcaaAGACATTATACCACAAGAGACAAGCAAGTAGGATTGTCAAGGAGATGAATGGTCAAGTCCTTTTGGACAGTGATGAGAAAAGCACTAGACTGGTCTCCACACCCTACATGCTAGAAAAGTCTTTCTCGGATCCATCAACAGACTTTGACAAAATTCATAGCACAGTGAAAAGTTTCAGGTCTGAATTCAAGCATGAGAAATCTTGGAGAAGGCAAAAGATCTCAGGCACAAAAGAACGCAAAGCAGCCACTACCCTGGGATTAATTTTGGGTGCATTTGTAATATGTTGGCTTCCTTTTTTTGTAAAAGAATTGGTTGTTAATGTCTGTGAAGAGTGTAAAATTTCTGAAGAAATGTCAAATTTTTTGACATGGCTTGGATATCTCAATTCCCTTATAAATCCATTGATTTATACAATCTTTAATGAAGATTTCAAGAAAGCATTCCAAAGACTTGTGCGATGCCGATgttag